One Rossellomorea aquimaris DNA window includes the following coding sequences:
- a CDS encoding UDP-glucose/GDP-mannose dehydrogenase family protein: protein MYKIAVAGTGYVGLVAGVCFAEIGHQVTCVDIDEKKVELMKSGVSPIYETGLEELMQKNYAAGRIIYTTDYQSAYKDADAIFIGVGTPEQPDGSANLSYIATVARQIAESIEKDCLVVVKSTVPVGTNDKVEQFIQDFLVNDVRVEVASNPEFLAQGSAVHDTLKAERIIIGTESKWAENILMNIYEPFNLPIVSVNRRSAEMIKYASNDFLALKISYMNDIANLCELVGADIQDVARGMSFDERIGSKFLNAGIGYGGSCFPKDTKALDYIAKQNGYELKTVKAAIDVNTEQKTMLYKKASKRLITFNGLKVAVLGLTFKPGTDDLREAASLENVPLLLDQGADIYAFDPAGKENFSKVYPEGRNGKGHITYVDNVEVALKDANVCFIFTEWGEVKAITPEAYTMLMRTPLVYDGRNIYKVEDMEVARVEYHSIGRKSAERKGIEESKSDELQTTRS, encoded by the coding sequence ATGTACAAAATAGCAGTAGCTGGAACAGGTTACGTCGGCTTAGTTGCCGGCGTTTGTTTTGCTGAAATAGGCCATCAGGTAACCTGTGTTGATATAGATGAGAAAAAAGTAGAATTAATGAAATCTGGAGTTTCTCCAATTTATGAAACTGGTTTAGAAGAGCTGATGCAAAAAAATTATGCTGCAGGTAGAATTATATATACAACTGATTATCAATCAGCTTACAAAGATGCAGACGCTATTTTTATCGGTGTGGGTACTCCAGAACAACCCGATGGCTCTGCTAATCTATCATATATTGCAACTGTTGCTAGACAAATTGCAGAATCTATTGAAAAAGATTGTCTTGTGGTTGTTAAGTCCACTGTTCCAGTAGGAACGAATGATAAAGTGGAACAGTTTATTCAAGACTTCTTGGTGAATGACGTCCGAGTGGAAGTAGCATCAAATCCCGAGTTTCTGGCACAAGGATCAGCAGTACATGATACTTTGAAGGCAGAGAGAATTATCATAGGTACGGAAAGCAAATGGGCAGAGAATATATTAATGAATATCTATGAACCATTCAATTTACCAATTGTTTCTGTAAACAGACGATCAGCTGAAATGATTAAATACGCTTCTAATGACTTCCTTGCTCTTAAGATTTCTTATATGAATGATATTGCGAATCTATGTGAATTGGTTGGAGCAGACATTCAAGATGTGGCAAGAGGAATGAGTTTTGATGAACGGATCGGGAGCAAGTTTTTAAATGCTGGAATCGGTTATGGTGGATCTTGTTTCCCTAAAGATACTAAGGCCCTTGATTATATCGCGAAGCAAAATGGATATGAGTTAAAGACCGTTAAAGCTGCAATTGATGTGAATACCGAACAAAAAACAATGTTATATAAAAAGGCTAGTAAAAGGTTGATTACGTTTAACGGTCTAAAGGTGGCAGTACTCGGATTAACCTTTAAACCTGGTACGGATGATCTTAGAGAAGCGGCATCTCTTGAGAATGTTCCATTACTGTTAGATCAGGGAGCAGACATCTATGCTTTTGATCCTGCTGGGAAAGAAAACTTCTCTAAAGTGTATCCGGAAGGAAGAAACGGTAAGGGGCATATCACATATGTTGATAATGTGGAAGTAGCCTTGAAAGATGCCAATGTCTGCTTTATCTTCACAGAATGGGGCGAAGTCAAAGCAATTACTCCAGAAGCGTATACAATGTTAATGAGGACACCTTTAGTCTATGACGGTAGAAACATTTATAAGGTAGAAGATATGGAAGTGGCCAGAGTCGAATATCATTCTATTGGCAGGAAATCCGCGGAACGAAAAGGAATAGAGGAGTCTAAGTCCGATGAACTACAAACAACTAGGTCCTAA
- the rfbB gene encoding dTDP-glucose 4,6-dehydratase translates to MEQKKILVTGGAGFIGGNFVQYVVDKYPQYDIYNLDLLTYAGDLTKHKHIEKKDNYHFVKADIADRETILALFEKEKFDYVVHFAAESHVDRSITDPGVFVQTNVVGTQVLLDASRAINVSKFVHVSTDEVYGDLEFDPTTYFTEKTPLQPNSPYSASKASSDLLVRAYNETYGLPVNITRCSNNYGPYHFPEKLIPLTISRVLNEQRVPVYGDGKNVRDWLHVIDHCSAIDLVIHEGINGEVYNVGGHNERTNLEVVETIISTLGKSKDLIEFVKDRLGHDKRYAIDPTKLEQLGWKPTYTFETGIAQTIQWFVDNKEWWEQIISGEYQNYFDKQYSI, encoded by the coding sequence GTGGAACAAAAAAAAATTCTTGTAACAGGTGGTGCCGGATTTATCGGTGGTAACTTTGTTCAATATGTGGTGGACAAGTATCCTCAATATGACATTTATAATTTAGACTTATTAACCTATGCAGGGGATTTAACAAAGCACAAACATATTGAAAAAAAAGATAATTATCACTTTGTTAAAGCAGATATTGCTGACCGTGAAACGATACTGGCTCTTTTTGAAAAAGAAAAATTTGACTATGTTGTTCATTTTGCTGCAGAAAGTCATGTTGATCGTTCCATTACAGATCCAGGGGTTTTTGTGCAAACTAATGTAGTTGGGACACAAGTATTATTAGATGCATCTAGAGCAATTAATGTTTCAAAATTTGTTCATGTATCAACAGATGAGGTATATGGTGATTTAGAATTTGACCCTACAACTTACTTCACAGAAAAAACACCATTACAGCCTAATAGCCCATATAGTGCAAGTAAAGCATCATCAGATTTATTAGTACGTGCGTATAATGAAACTTATGGATTACCAGTCAATATTACACGCTGTTCTAATAATTATGGACCTTACCACTTTCCGGAAAAATTGATTCCTTTAACAATTTCACGTGTTCTAAATGAGCAAAGAGTCCCAGTATATGGAGATGGGAAAAATGTTCGTGACTGGTTACATGTTATTGATCATTGTTCTGCAATTGATTTAGTGATTCATGAGGGTATAAACGGCGAGGTTTACAATGTTGGTGGCCATAATGAACGGACAAATTTAGAAGTAGTAGAGACAATTATTAGTACATTAGGCAAATCGAAAGACTTAATAGAATTTGTAAAGGACCGTCTTGGCCATGATAAACGGTATGCTATTGATCCAACGAAATTAGAACAATTAGGTTGGAAACCAACATACACATTTGAAACAGGTATTGCACAAACTATTCAATGGTTTGTTGATAACAAAGAATGGTGGGAGCAAATTATTAGCGGGGAATATCAAAATTATTTCGATAAACAGTACAGTATATAA
- the rfbD gene encoding dTDP-4-dehydrorhamnose reductase has protein sequence MKVLVTGYTGQLGFDVVREGKKRGISMLGIGRNDLDITNETKVYQYVKNINPDVIIHCAAYTAVDKAEDDKETCWNVNVLGTKYIATASKKVNASFMYISTDYVFDGKGEEPFKETDKPNPVGYYGLTKYEGEKVVRDLLEEHFIVRISWVFGINGHNFIKTMLRLSETRNELKVVGDQYGSPTYTFDLARLLIDMIQTEKYGVYHASNEGFCTWAQFASEIFQQANKAVTVNSISTKEYPTRAVRPKNSCMSKQKLIDNGFKPLPKWQDALKHYLNELAQEVK, from the coding sequence ATGAAGGTTTTAGTAACTGGTTACACTGGTCAACTTGGTTTTGATGTTGTACGAGAAGGAAAAAAGCGTGGAATAAGTATGCTAGGAATTGGCAGAAATGATTTAGACATTACTAATGAGACAAAAGTATATCAATATGTAAAAAATATAAACCCAGATGTAATTATTCATTGTGCTGCATATACAGCAGTTGATAAAGCTGAAGATGATAAAGAAACATGCTGGAATGTAAATGTATTAGGTACAAAATATATTGCAACAGCATCTAAGAAAGTTAATGCAAGTTTTATGTATATAAGTACTGATTATGTTTTCGATGGTAAAGGTGAAGAACCCTTTAAAGAAACTGATAAGCCAAATCCAGTGGGCTATTACGGCTTAACGAAATATGAAGGAGAAAAGGTTGTAAGAGATTTACTAGAAGAGCATTTTATCGTTCGTATTTCATGGGTTTTCGGAATCAATGGGCATAACTTTATAAAAACCATGCTTCGATTATCTGAAACTCGTAATGAATTAAAGGTTGTCGGAGATCAATATGGTTCACCAACATATACATTTGATCTAGCACGTTTGTTAATTGACATGATTCAAACGGAAAAGTATGGTGTATACCATGCATCAAACGAGGGCTTTTGTACATGGGCACAGTTTGCTTCTGAAATCTTTCAACAAGCCAATAAAGCTGTTACTGTAAACTCAATTTCAACTAAAGAATATCCAACACGTGCTGTTAGGCCAAAAAACTCGTGTATGTCAAAGCAAAAGCTAATTGACAATGGATTTAAGCCGTTACCAAAGTGGCAGGATGCGTTAAAACATTATTTAAATGAATTAGCACAAGAGGTGAAATAA
- the rfbC gene encoding dTDP-4-dehydrorhamnose 3,5-epimerase codes for MRVIKTELEGVKVIEPTVLGDHRGWFMETYSNSKFLEFGLDLNFVQDNQSFSAAKGTLRGLHYQLNPKAQTKLVRCTKGAIFDVAVDIRKNSPCFGEWFGIELTEENKKQLLVPKGFAHAFMTLTDNVEVQYKVDELYSPENDRGIIWNDPEIGIEWPFNVTPILSEKDQKAPLLKDAENNFNYGE; via the coding sequence ATGAGGGTTATAAAAACTGAATTAGAAGGTGTAAAAGTTATTGAGCCAACCGTATTAGGTGATCATAGAGGTTGGTTTATGGAAACATATAGCAATAGTAAGTTTTTGGAATTTGGATTAGACTTAAACTTTGTCCAAGATAACCAATCTTTTTCTGCAGCTAAAGGTACATTAAGAGGATTACATTATCAATTAAATCCTAAAGCACAAACAAAGTTAGTACGTTGTACAAAGGGGGCTATTTTTGATGTTGCTGTTGATATCAGAAAAAATAGCCCTTGTTTCGGTGAGTGGTTTGGAATTGAATTAACTGAAGAAAATAAAAAACAATTATTAGTACCAAAAGGTTTTGCACATGCGTTTATGACTTTAACAGATAATGTTGAGGTACAGTATAAAGTAGATGAGCTTTACTCACCAGAAAATGATCGAGGAATTATTTGGAATGACCCTGAAATTGGTATTGAGTGGCCATTTAATGTTACTCCTATTCTTTCAGAAAAAGATCAAAAGGCACCTCTATTAAAGGATGCTGAAAATAATTTTAATTATGGAGAGTAG
- the rfbA gene encoding glucose-1-phosphate thymidylyltransferase RfbA, which produces MKGIILAGGSGTRLYPLTMVTSKQLLPIYDKPMIYYPLSTLMLAGIKEILIISTPEDTSRFESLLGNGSQFGLDLQYQVQPSPDGLAQAFLIGEKFIGKDSVAMILGDNIYYGSGMRKILQRAANKENGATVFGYHVQDPERFGVVEFDSEGKVISVEEKPKNPKSNYAITGLYFYDNRVVEIAKNVKPSIRGELEITSINETYLSSGELEVELLGRGFTWLDTGTHKSLVAATNFVKTVEEHQGIKIAAPEEIAYINGWINKEQLIESGELFSKTGYGQYLLKVANGDIKY; this is translated from the coding sequence ATGAAAGGGATTATTCTAGCCGGTGGAAGTGGGACCCGCTTATATCCATTAACAATGGTAACTAGTAAACAGTTATTACCCATTTATGATAAACCAATGATTTATTATCCACTATCGACTTTAATGTTGGCAGGGATTAAAGAAATATTGATTATTTCTACACCAGAAGATACTTCTCGATTCGAATCTCTTCTAGGAAATGGTTCTCAATTTGGTTTGGATCTTCAATATCAAGTTCAGCCTAGCCCTGATGGTTTAGCTCAGGCTTTTTTAATTGGTGAAAAATTTATAGGAAAAGATTCAGTTGCAATGATATTAGGAGATAATATTTACTATGGCAGTGGTATGAGAAAAATTCTTCAACGTGCAGCGAATAAAGAAAATGGGGCTACTGTATTTGGTTATCATGTTCAAGATCCGGAACGTTTCGGAGTAGTAGAATTTGATAGCGAAGGTAAAGTAATTAGTGTTGAGGAAAAACCTAAAAATCCAAAATCAAATTATGCTATTACTGGCCTATATTTTTATGATAATCGTGTTGTAGAAATAGCCAAGAATGTTAAACCCTCTATACGTGGTGAATTGGAAATAACCTCAATAAATGAAACATATTTATCTTCTGGAGAACTGGAGGTTGAGCTATTGGGTCGGGGTTTTACATGGCTTGACACTGGCACCCATAAAAGTTTGGTTGCAGCAACTAATTTTGTTAAAACTGTAGAAGAGCATCAAGGGATTAAAATTGCTGCGCCTGAAGAAATTGCTTATATTAATGGATGGATTAATAAAGAACAGTTAATTGAATCTGGAGAGTTATTTTCTAAGACTGGATACGGACAATATTTATTAAAAGTGGCAAATGGAGATATAAAGTATTAA
- a CDS encoding oligosaccharide flippase family protein, protein MNTKTQLFIKNFSYTLSSNLVTLLISILVVAIVPKVLGVEEYGYWQLYLFYTLYTALLHFGWNDGVYLRYGGKKYDELDKNLFFSQFWMLITFELVITLTIIGCAGLIIDNPDRLFIITMMLLSSLIVIPRGMLLFILQGTNRMRENAISILIGKTIYFILIIVFILLDLKSYQIMITADLVGKFISFLYTLVCCRDIVFRKLTSFYLDFRETINNISVGIKVSLAFIASTLIIGTVRFGIEYMWDIETFGKVSLTLSISNLMMVFINAIGLILFPVLRRTNEKNLPSIYKDMRNLLTVPLIGILILYYPLNYIMSMWIPEYSESLIYMGLLFPMVLFEGKMSLLINTYLKTLRKEKQMLLINLLSLVLSLIITIFSVLVLQNLTLSILSIVFLLAFRCIVAEIILSKILKITIKLDTFMELSMTIVFILTVWFIGTWEAAAIYLLFYLFYLLIKRHEFNRTIENFRLIMKK, encoded by the coding sequence TTGAATACTAAAACTCAACTATTTATAAAGAACTTTTCTTACACTTTATCTTCTAATTTAGTTACTCTTTTAATTTCAATTCTAGTAGTAGCGATAGTTCCTAAAGTTTTAGGTGTTGAGGAGTATGGATATTGGCAATTATATCTCTTTTATACGTTATACACTGCGTTATTACATTTTGGGTGGAATGATGGAGTGTATCTACGTTATGGAGGAAAGAAATATGATGAATTAGATAAAAATTTGTTTTTCTCTCAGTTTTGGATGCTAATAACTTTTGAATTAGTAATTACACTTACTATAATTGGGTGTGCAGGGCTTATAATAGATAATCCAGATAGGTTATTTATTATAACTATGATGTTGTTGAGTTCACTTATTGTTATTCCTAGGGGAATGCTTTTGTTTATTTTACAAGGAACCAACAGAATGAGGGAGAATGCAATATCAATTCTAATTGGCAAAACGATATATTTTATTTTAATTATCGTATTTATTCTCTTGGACTTAAAATCATATCAAATTATGATTACTGCAGATCTTGTGGGTAAATTTATATCCTTTTTATATACATTAGTATGCTGTAGAGATATCGTATTCAGGAAATTAACATCGTTTTACCTGGATTTTAGAGAAACTATTAATAACATTAGTGTTGGGATAAAGGTATCATTAGCATTTATAGCAAGTACTTTAATAATCGGAACAGTTAGATTTGGAATCGAATATATGTGGGATATTGAAACGTTCGGAAAAGTTTCCTTGACATTAAGTATTTCAAATTTAATGATGGTATTTATAAATGCTATTGGTTTGATATTATTTCCAGTTTTGAGAAGAACTAATGAAAAAAACTTACCTAGTATTTATAAAGATATGAGAAATTTACTTACTGTCCCTTTAATAGGAATCCTTATATTATATTACCCTTTAAATTATATTATGTCGATGTGGATACCTGAATATTCAGAAAGTTTGATATATATGGGGTTATTGTTCCCGATGGTCTTATTTGAAGGGAAAATGTCATTATTAATAAATACTTATCTAAAAACACTTAGAAAAGAAAAACAAATGTTGCTCATTAATTTACTCTCTCTTGTTCTGAGTTTAATAATAACAATATTTTCAGTTCTTGTTCTTCAAAATTTAACTCTTTCAATTTTGTCTATTGTTTTTCTACTAGCATTTAGATGTATTGTTGCAGAAATAATTTTAAGTAAGATTCTTAAAATAACAATAAAATTAGATACTTTTATGGAATTATCAATGACAATAGTATTTATTTTAACTGTTTGGTTCATAGGGACTTGGGAAGCTGCTGCAATTTATCTATTATTCTACCTATTTTATTTGTTAATAAAACGCCATGAATTTAACAGGACAATAGAAAACTTCAGATTAATAATGAAAAAATAA
- a CDS encoding glycosyltransferase, with translation MKNILFITYHFPPMNGSTSTMNFQIVKNLSEKFRVFVLTVNVSEGEVGNTLLKRLNNNVSIYRSDLGFLHKHYYKKSKEAEKTYNAESKIRVHKRLMKRVKKIAHNTKERMLLPDPVIDWYPVAIKKIKNIIDDINPDYIISSASPYTSHLIGHNISRVYNIPHILYYGDPWVYEQSRKRGFFRFHLEKRIEKKILKHAIKVYVVTETTRKLYIDKYPIEPSKVDITRSGFDPEDYSYSESHYNEKLTMIYGGALNPIHRNPLPFFEAISTLKDDVKNEIHFKLYTNEVEKYNKLIRERGLETVIEVKPIIAYENFIKELVVSDLLILFGNSSSLQIPGKVYDYIGSLTKILLINNTSEYINDPTYKLLNSYEENFYSINESNEIKNVLYDIHNRWRKKGLGKNNYKNVEHFTWSRSLTKLIEFIEEH, from the coding sequence GTGAAAAATATTTTATTTATAACTTATCATTTTCCTCCAATGAATGGTTCAACTAGTACAATGAACTTCCAAATAGTTAAAAACCTAAGTGAAAAGTTTAGAGTTTTTGTTTTAACAGTTAATGTTAGCGAAGGAGAAGTAGGAAATACTTTACTGAAGCGACTTAATAACAATGTTAGTATATATCGAAGTGATTTAGGATTTCTTCATAAACATTACTATAAAAAAAGTAAAGAGGCGGAAAAAACATATAACGCTGAAAGTAAAATACGTGTCCATAAGCGTCTAATGAAGAGGGTTAAAAAGATTGCACATAACACTAAAGAGCGTATGTTATTGCCTGATCCTGTTATTGATTGGTATCCTGTTGCTATAAAAAAAATAAAGAATATTATAGACGATATTAATCCTGACTATATTATTTCATCAGCCAGTCCATATACGTCTCATTTAATAGGACATAACATTAGTCGTGTATATAATATCCCTCATATTTTATATTATGGTGACCCTTGGGTTTATGAGCAAAGTAGAAAAAGGGGATTTTTTCGTTTCCATTTAGAAAAAAGAATTGAAAAAAAAATTTTGAAACATGCGATTAAAGTGTATGTAGTTACGGAAACTACAAGAAAGCTATACATTGACAAATATCCAATAGAGCCATCAAAAGTTGATATAACAAGGTCTGGATTTGATCCTGAAGATTATTCTTATAGTGAAAGTCACTATAACGAAAAACTAACAATGATATACGGAGGAGCACTTAATCCAATTCATAGAAATCCTCTCCCTTTTTTTGAGGCTATCTCAACGTTAAAAGATGATGTCAAGAATGAGATACATTTTAAATTGTATACTAATGAAGTAGAAAAATATAATAAGTTAATTCGAGAAAGAGGATTAGAAACTGTTATTGAAGTAAAGCCAATAATAGCTTATGAAAATTTTATAAAAGAACTTGTAGTTAGTGATTTATTAATTTTATTTGGAAATTCTAGTTCACTCCAAATTCCTGGAAAGGTGTACGATTATATAGGGAGTTTAACTAAAATATTGTTAATTAATAATACATCTGAATATATAAACGATCCAACTTATAAACTCCTTAATAGTTATGAGGAAAACTTCTATTCTATAAATGAATCTAACGAAATCAAAAATGTACTTTATGATATTCACAATCGATGGAGAAAAAAGGGATTAGGGAAGAATAATTATAAAAATGTTGAACATTTTACATGGAGTAGGTCACTAACAAAATTAATCGAATTTATAGAAGAACATTAA
- a CDS encoding O-antigen polymerase, whose amino-acid sequence MLTLLFLFLLIFTLILSKKIYKNYISPLSIFLGNFFLAFTIFYSVDFIDQDLSGRAFTIILVSLIAFLFGVTVFHLVKKPRNINKTAKKNLLSEYKRGIAVEDIKIFRFLFLLSLIGYLYFLYKIEKQLGLLNVLVNPNLLNVAFAFDEISLSSVPMYLMKLSMVNSMFLLIYILKFKPKRKQATVMFIIEVLMNISVKRNILLYIIVLNIIIFLYFNGRKFISNIQHYVSRKSRNSIKRVRNYFVIASVGVTFIYFFTLTQSLLNKQSMAQGSLFGISLPSYIVKLISYYAANIASFDKYLTMDHNDVPLFGSTLRFFYKVLDQINLIDYQDNFLVLDFVYIPYAYNTTLGQFYIYTESGMIGLLLFYGMVGFVSTYLYYKYQKNKDDVILLYLSLISVILLFSIREYVMIFVDFWITLLVIFLFQIHSNKNYRKKKREWDTG is encoded by the coding sequence ATGCTTACATTGCTTTTCTTGTTTTTATTAATTTTCACTTTGATATTATCAAAGAAAATATATAAAAACTATATTAGCCCGTTATCCATATTTTTAGGTAATTTTTTTCTTGCATTTACTATATTTTATTCAGTTGATTTTATCGATCAGGATTTATCGGGAAGAGCATTTACTATAATATTAGTTTCGTTGATTGCTTTTTTGTTTGGGGTTACAGTGTTCCATTTAGTTAAGAAGCCTCGTAATATTAATAAAACAGCTAAAAAGAATCTTCTATCAGAATATAAACGTGGAATTGCTGTTGAGGATATAAAAATATTCCGATTCTTGTTTTTATTAAGTCTAATTGGCTATTTATATTTCCTTTATAAAATAGAAAAGCAACTTGGGTTATTAAATGTTTTGGTTAATCCCAACTTATTGAATGTGGCGTTTGCATTTGATGAAATTTCTTTAAGTTCAGTCCCAATGTATTTAATGAAGTTAAGTATGGTCAATTCCATGTTCCTTCTAATTTATATTCTTAAGTTTAAGCCTAAAAGAAAACAAGCTACAGTTATGTTTATAATTGAAGTGTTAATGAATATTTCAGTTAAAAGAAATATTCTTTTATATATTATAGTATTGAATATCATAATATTTCTATATTTTAATGGTAGAAAATTCATATCGAATATTCAACATTATGTATCCCGTAAAAGTAGAAATAGTATTAAGAGAGTAAGGAATTATTTTGTTATTGCATCTGTAGGGGTTACTTTTATTTACTTTTTTACACTTACTCAAAGTCTACTAAATAAACAATCAATGGCTCAGGGATCATTATTTGGAATAAGTTTGCCAAGTTATATAGTGAAATTAATTTCATATTATGCTGCGAATATTGCATCATTTGATAAGTATCTAACAATGGATCATAATGATGTCCCATTATTTGGAAGTACCTTGAGGTTTTTTTATAAGGTATTAGACCAAATAAATTTAATAGATTATCAAGATAACTTTTTGGTATTAGATTTTGTCTATATTCCATATGCATATAATACAACGCTTGGCCAGTTTTATATTTATACAGAATCAGGAATGATTGGTCTATTATTATTTTATGGAATGGTAGGTTTTGTATCAACTTACTTGTATTATAAATATCAAAAAAACAAAGATGATGTTATTCTATTATATTTATCGTTAATTTCTGTGATTTTATTATTTAGTATAAGAGAATATGTTATGATTTTTGTCGACTTCTGGATTACATTATTAGTAATATTTTTGTTCCAAATACACTCAAACAAAAATTATAGAAAGAAAAAGAGGGAGTGGGACACCGGGTGA
- a CDS encoding glycosyltransferase — protein MQDKKNISVYVRNKDITPSSYYRIIQYVNFLDGNVVVRDIAPKKLYEKHMNTDKKNKLSYLVLGFIYYIVMLSRVTYFLLIDLINKPQHVIVSKLFCPRYTPVFLEFLIKKVSQRSSLYWDFDDNIFERNEISKKEKIILELNSKAIVVTSDFLKSKINSVYHNKVVLLPTTDGDLQGFDEELLREKRKATYFNKIKIVWVATAANMPNLENIIGVLDETAKILKETTQKQLELIVVCNKPLVYSTENLKITNIKWTREAAKEQIYDSHIGIMPLIYGEYALGKGGFKLVQYMSTALPVIASNVGFNDQVVKNNSGILVNDIKSNEGWIQAVLNLSKSYEKWTLYSNNAYKRWNESFSFEQNLKTWNDLLNEGE, from the coding sequence ATGCAAGATAAAAAAAACATATCAGTTTATGTGCGAAACAAAGATATTACCCCATCTAGTTATTATAGAATAATACAATATGTCAACTTTTTAGATGGTAACGTAGTTGTTCGAGATATAGCTCCGAAAAAATTATATGAGAAACATATGAATACTGATAAAAAAAATAAATTATCATATTTAGTATTAGGGTTTATTTACTATATTGTGATGTTATCAAGAGTAACTTATTTTCTATTGATAGACTTAATAAATAAACCTCAACATGTAATTGTTTCTAAATTATTTTGCCCTAGGTATACTCCAGTTTTTCTTGAATTTTTAATAAAAAAGGTTTCTCAAAGATCTTCTTTGTATTGGGATTTCGATGATAATATTTTTGAGAGAAATGAAATTTCCAAAAAAGAAAAAATAATATTAGAACTAAATAGTAAAGCGATAGTTGTTACTAGTGACTTTCTGAAATCTAAAATAAATTCTGTTTATCATAATAAAGTAGTTCTTTTACCCACAACAGATGGGGATTTACAAGGCTTTGATGAAGAGTTATTACGTGAGAAGCGAAAGGCAACATATTTTAATAAAATTAAAATAGTTTGGGTTGCAACTGCAGCAAATATGCCCAACCTTGAAAATATAATCGGAGTACTAGATGAAACCGCAAAAATACTAAAGGAAACAACTCAAAAACAATTAGAACTAATAGTAGTATGCAATAAACCACTCGTATACAGTACTGAAAATTTAAAAATAACAAATATAAAGTGGACTAGAGAGGCTGCAAAAGAACAGATATATGATTCACATATAGGAATAATGCCTTTAATTTACGGAGAATATGCTTTAGGTAAAGGTGGGTTTAAGCTAGTGCAATATATGTCGACAGCATTGCCCGTTATTGCATCAAATGTAGGATTTAATGACCAGGTAGTTAAAAATAATTCTGGTATTTTGGTCAACGATATAAAAAGTAATGAAGGTTGGATTCAAGCAGTTTTGAATTTATCTAAATCATATGAAAAGTGGACATTGTATAGTAATAATGCATATAAAAGGTGGAACGAATCATTTTCTTTTGAGCAAAATTTAAAAACATGGAATGATTTACTGAATGAAGGTGAATAG
- a CDS encoding acyltransferase gives MKRNLKNLISVSYTLIKFLVIKMFHWKSFKFSLIERFSPNTEIDIGKNARLILNKRVRAHSHTKLRVRNSAELIVGENTAFNYGCIITSHHKIKIGKNSIFGPNVLVYDHDHDFRTAGGVKENKYRTSPVEIGDNVWIGANTVILRGTKIGNNCVIGSGSIVKGEYPDNVIIVQKRETQSIPIQ, from the coding sequence ATGAAACGTAACCTAAAAAATCTTATTAGTGTATCCTACACATTAATAAAATTCCTAGTTATTAAAATGTTTCATTGGAAAAGCTTTAAGTTTAGTTTGATTGAGAGATTTTCACCTAATACAGAAATTGATATAGGGAAAAATGCTAGATTAATATTGAATAAAAGAGTACGAGCACATAGTCATACAAAGTTACGAGTAAGGAATAGTGCTGAATTAATTGTAGGTGAAAATACGGCATTTAATTATGGATGTATAATAACAAGTCACCATAAGATAAAAATTGGGAAGAATTCAATTTTTGGCCCAAACGTATTGGTATATGATCATGACCACGATTTCAGAACTGCAGGGGGAGTAAAAGAGAATAAATATAGAACTTCGCCAGTTGAAATAGGTGATAATGTTTGGATTGGTGCCAATACTGTTATTTTAAGAGGCACTAAAATAGGTAATAATTGTGTGATTGGATCCGGGAGTATCGTAAAAGGAGAATATCCTGACAATGTAATTATCGTACAAAAAAGAGAGACCCAAAGCATTCCGATTCAATAG